Proteins co-encoded in one Jeotgalibacillus malaysiensis genomic window:
- a CDS encoding capsular polysaccharide biosynthesis protein gives MEETISLKELFGTLKKRLMMILSIALLAVVVASIISFFVITPMYQSTTQLLVNQEQTEPANVQVSDIQANLQLINTYSGIIKSPAILEPVSEQLNNELSVGQLNSKITVQNEQNSQIVNLTVEDENPYKAAEIANMTAEVFQNEIVDLMNVNNVNILSPAVVTDNQSPVSPQPFLNMAIALVVGLMVGVGIAFLLEYLDNSIKTEQDIEQHLELPILGVIGSMDNKQTVSTSKVNVQQNRARSERYGS, from the coding sequence ATGGAAGAAACGATTAGTTTGAAAGAATTATTCGGTACGCTTAAAAAGCGTCTGATGATGATTTTATCAATTGCTTTATTAGCAGTTGTTGTAGCAAGTATTATTTCATTCTTTGTCATTACACCTATGTATCAGTCGACGACACAGCTGTTAGTGAACCAGGAGCAGACTGAGCCTGCCAATGTTCAGGTATCAGATATTCAGGCGAACCTTCAGCTGATTAATACATATAGCGGGATCATTAAAAGTCCGGCTATTTTAGAACCGGTCTCAGAGCAATTGAACAATGAACTATCAGTAGGACAACTTAACAGTAAAATTACTGTACAAAATGAACAGAACTCACAAATTGTTAATTTAACAGTTGAAGATGAGAATCCTTATAAAGCAGCTGAAATTGCTAATATGACAGCTGAAGTGTTTCAAAATGAAATTGTAGATCTAATGAATGTAAATAACGTAAATATTTTATCTCCTGCAGTTGTAACAGATAACCAGTCACCGGTCAGCCCGCAGCCGTTCCTAAATATGGCCATTGCACTTGTAGTTGGCTTAATGGTTGGTGTTGGTATTGCCTTCTTACTTGAGTATCTTGATAACTCGATTAAAACTGAGCAGGATATTGAACAGCATCTTGAGCTTCCAATTCTCGGGGTGATCGGCTCAATGGATAATAAGCAGACAGTCTCTACATCAAAAGTGAATGTGCAGCAGAACAGAGCTAGGAGTGAACGTTATGGCAGCTAA
- a CDS encoding UDP-phosphate N-acetylglucosaminyl 1-phosphate transferase, giving the protein MALLGLVIAFVASFVLTPFVKKFAIAIGATDKPDHRKVHTRIMPRLGGLAIYLGFVISVLIIRPEGVYDWAIFLGGTIIIITGMVDDLFQISPKLKLLGQFGAALAVIIAGDIQVNYINLPFGGTIEFGIFAIPLTVLWIIGITNAVNLIDGLDGLAAGVSTIALLTIAGMAAIMGDLYVTLMASILAASAIGFLYYNFHPAKIFMGDTGSLFLGFMISVFALLGFKNVTVISLVIPILILGVPISDTFFAIVRRVLNKQPISAPDKSHLHHCLLNSGFSHKETVLIIYGIAIMFSLSAFVFSQSTLWGAIIVIMLTLLFIEFVVESIGLLGKDYKPILRFVRSISK; this is encoded by the coding sequence ATGGCATTGTTAGGATTAGTCATTGCGTTTGTTGCCTCGTTTGTGTTGACACCATTTGTAAAGAAATTTGCAATCGCAATCGGAGCCACAGACAAACCTGACCACAGGAAAGTTCATACTAGAATTATGCCTCGCCTCGGCGGGCTTGCAATATATCTTGGCTTTGTGATCAGTGTCCTGATCATCCGCCCTGAAGGTGTATATGACTGGGCAATTTTCCTTGGCGGGACCATTATTATTATTACAGGTATGGTCGATGATCTGTTTCAGATCTCACCAAAGCTTAAGTTACTCGGTCAGTTTGGTGCCGCACTTGCAGTTATTATTGCGGGTGATATCCAGGTAAACTACATTAACCTGCCATTTGGCGGAACAATTGAATTTGGGATCTTTGCGATTCCATTAACAGTCCTTTGGATTATCGGGATTACAAACGCTGTGAACCTGATTGACGGACTCGATGGTCTTGCGGCGGGTGTATCAACAATCGCACTGCTTACAATCGCCGGAATGGCTGCAATTATGGGTGACTTATACGTTACGCTGATGGCGTCCATTCTTGCAGCAAGTGCAATTGGTTTTCTTTATTATAATTTCCATCCGGCAAAAATATTCATGGGAGATACTGGATCACTCTTCCTTGGGTTTATGATTTCAGTTTTTGCACTCTTAGGATTCAAAAACGTAACTGTGATTTCACTTGTTATTCCAATTCTGATCCTGGGTGTACCAATCTCAGATACATTCTTTGCGATTGTACGCCGCGTACTGAATAAGCAGCCGATCTCAGCGCCAGATAAGTCGCATCTTCATCACTGCCTGCTGAATTCAGGCTTCTCTCATAAAGAAACGGTACTGATTATTTACGGTATTGCGATTATGTTCAGCTTATCTGCATTCGTTTTCTCACAGTCAACGCTGTGGGGTGCAATTATCGTCATTATGCTGACACTGCTCTTTATTGAATTTGTTGTAGAGAGTATTGGATTGCTTGGTAAGGATTATAAGCCGATATTGAGGTTTGTGCGAAGTATTAGCAAATAA
- a CDS encoding UDP-N-acetyl-D-mannosamine dehydrogenase, giving the protein MKKICVVGLGYIGLPTSVMFANHGYHVHGVDVSERVVESLAKGEVHIEEPGIQDLLQSAIEKGTFSVSTSPEEADIFIVAVPSPIRENKTADLTYVEKATESIVPFLRKGNLVILESTVPPRTVEDVMMPVLEKSGLVFGEELYISHSPERVIPGKVTEELVNNDRVVGGINQISSDKTVELYRAFVKGEIHVTDATTAELVKVMENTYRDVNIAFANELAKISERIGVDVWEAIRFANFHPRVNIHTPGPGVGGHCIAVDPWFLVEQEPEQSKIIHLSRTTNDSMPQYTADRVEKILADQSIQHGKVAVFGLSFKANIDDLRESPSHHVIAHLKSKGIEMSIFDPHIKESAYQEQVHSAEEAVKDADLILILTDHNRFKEMDPAVLKGNMRSPMIFDTKNCIERSDWETAGYNVYRLGDSKN; this is encoded by the coding sequence ATGAAAAAAATTTGTGTTGTAGGCCTTGGCTATATCGGACTGCCAACGTCTGTTATGTTTGCGAATCATGGCTATCATGTACATGGTGTGGATGTAAGTGAGCGCGTAGTAGAAAGCCTCGCGAAAGGTGAAGTGCATATAGAGGAGCCTGGTATTCAGGATCTGCTACAAAGTGCAATTGAAAAAGGTACGTTCAGTGTATCTACTTCTCCTGAAGAAGCTGATATCTTTATCGTGGCTGTTCCTTCTCCGATCCGTGAGAATAAGACAGCTGACTTAACATATGTAGAAAAAGCAACTGAAAGCATTGTACCGTTCCTCCGTAAAGGCAACCTTGTAATCTTAGAATCAACCGTACCACCGCGTACAGTTGAAGATGTCATGATGCCTGTACTTGAAAAGAGCGGATTAGTATTCGGTGAAGAGCTGTATATCAGTCACTCACCTGAGCGCGTGATCCCGGGTAAAGTAACGGAAGAGCTTGTTAATAACGACAGAGTAGTCGGCGGGATCAATCAGATTTCTTCTGATAAGACTGTTGAACTATACCGTGCATTTGTAAAAGGTGAAATTCACGTGACAGATGCAACGACAGCTGAGCTTGTAAAAGTAATGGAAAACACTTACCGTGATGTGAATATTGCTTTTGCGAACGAGCTTGCGAAAATCAGTGAGCGTATCGGTGTAGATGTATGGGAAGCGATCCGCTTTGCGAACTTCCACCCGCGCGTGAACATCCATACACCAGGTCCAGGTGTTGGCGGTCACTGTATCGCAGTTGATCCATGGTTCCTTGTTGAGCAGGAGCCTGAGCAGTCAAAAATTATTCATCTGTCACGTACAACAAATGATTCAATGCCACAGTACACAGCAGACCGTGTAGAAAAGATTCTGGCTGATCAGTCAATCCAGCACGGCAAAGTAGCAGTATTCGGTCTGTCATTCAAAGCAAATATTGATGACCTGCGTGAGAGCCCGTCACATCACGTGATTGCGCACCTGAAATCAAAAGGCATTGAAATGTCGATTTTCGATCCACATATTAAAGAGTCTGCTTATCAGGAGCAGGTACATTCTGCTGAAGAAGCAGTAAAGGATGCTGACCTGATTCTGATTCTGACAGACCATAACCGCTTTAAAGAAATGGATCCTGCAGTCCTTAAAGGTAATATGCGCTCTCCGATGATCTTTGATACAAAGAACTGTATTGAACGTTCAGACTGGGAAACAGCAGGCTATAACGTATACCGCTTAGGCGATTCAAAAAACTGA
- a CDS encoding N-acetylmuramoyl-L-alanine amidase has translation MRYLKSLVVFLLLFTLVPITSASAETAKNIVVIDPGHGGIYGGTAGYSGSRTGYYEKHANLEVSMKLKAELERRGYEVFMTRTSDTYFARPNSEDLKARTKKSNDYVKGKNDRAIFISVHHNASSSPGFRGYETYYWDKNDGIDPNYPPDPLQVKYSPDSKRLAHAIHGNVLQNAPIPEGRGILSEALYVTRNAQMPSVLLEVGYMSNPTEEALIKQSSFQSKVAVGVSNGVDNFFNTYSVYDHNGVLIATYNNKQQALDFAAKQTNVRVVYDRTNTEVYNNIKRDFAVYHSSMLSFKHYFVSQQEAIKFAEGWRNTRVVDNRNGKVLWSNYLPPKYEVHHASQGLLKKLYDEKSAVDYAAGYANTRVIDKSNSYILWSNYMKKNYQVTHPQKGNLVAFFSKNEAVDYAKKFANTKVVNKTNNKVEFDNTDPNHKYTFNKEEISAENRTLTAIEVSKTLYPNGFSSSSAHKKVILTTAFEYADALSAGPLAAQYSNAPILLSGADTIRPEVIAEMKRLGAQEVVVIGGPDAISESVVNQLKGQGLKTDRISGSTRYETNEKVNQRLTGVKEAMVVSGRNYPDALSAASVAVNRNASIVLLSDNKVDQPTLDYLNAKKVSVIGGDQVVSTSQENQIKTFIGADLVTRLGGETRYETNIAVLNHYNDVLSPKVLVSTGRNFPDALASSSLSKANNAPLLLTGDKMTDGLHEYTQSLGQNAAVEKVKVIGGSVNSQVIDQIVNNMK, from the coding sequence ATGCGTTATCTCAAGTCATTAGTTGTTTTTTTGCTATTGTTCACCCTGGTCCCTATCACATCAGCTTCGGCTGAAACAGCTAAGAACATTGTTGTCATTGACCCTGGTCATGGAGGAATTTACGGAGGTACAGCTGGATACTCCGGCTCACGTACAGGCTATTATGAAAAACATGCTAACCTGGAAGTATCAATGAAGTTGAAAGCTGAACTTGAAAGAAGAGGTTATGAAGTCTTCATGACGAGAACGAGCGATACATATTTCGCAAGACCGAACAGTGAAGATCTCAAAGCGAGAACAAAAAAATCGAATGATTATGTAAAAGGTAAAAATGATCGTGCGATTTTTATTTCTGTCCATCATAATGCATCAAGTTCTCCAGGATTCAGAGGTTATGAGACATATTACTGGGATAAAAACGATGGGATAGATCCTAATTATCCTCCAGATCCGCTTCAGGTCAAGTATTCACCTGACAGCAAAAGGCTGGCGCACGCAATTCACGGCAACGTGCTTCAAAATGCACCAATTCCTGAAGGGCGCGGTATTTTATCTGAGGCATTATATGTAACAAGAAATGCACAAATGCCATCAGTATTACTAGAAGTAGGTTATATGTCTAACCCGACTGAAGAAGCACTGATTAAGCAATCTTCTTTCCAATCGAAAGTAGCGGTTGGCGTATCAAATGGAGTAGATAATTTCTTTAATACATACAGCGTATATGATCACAATGGTGTATTAATTGCAACTTACAATAATAAGCAGCAGGCGCTTGACTTTGCCGCTAAACAAACAAACGTACGAGTTGTATACGACCGTACTAATACGGAAGTTTATAATAATATTAAAAGAGATTTTGCAGTTTACCATTCTTCAATGCTGTCATTTAAGCATTACTTTGTTTCTCAGCAGGAAGCAATTAAATTTGCTGAAGGATGGAGAAACACCCGTGTTGTAGATAACCGTAACGGGAAGGTGCTATGGTCTAACTACCTGCCGCCTAAATACGAGGTTCATCATGCGTCCCAAGGGCTGCTGAAGAAGCTGTACGATGAAAAGTCAGCAGTGGATTATGCTGCTGGTTATGCTAATACCCGTGTAATCGATAAATCAAACAGTTATATTCTCTGGTCAAATTATATGAAGAAGAACTATCAGGTAACACACCCGCAAAAAGGGAATCTGGTTGCATTCTTCTCTAAAAATGAAGCAGTAGATTATGCTAAAAAGTTTGCCAATACGAAAGTCGTAAATAAGACAAACAACAAAGTAGAGTTTGATAATACAGATCCGAACCATAAGTATACGTTCAATAAAGAAGAAATTTCTGCAGAGAACCGTACACTGACAGCGATTGAAGTATCAAAAACGTTGTATCCAAATGGTTTTAGTTCATCATCAGCCCATAAGAAAGTAATTCTGACTACAGCATTTGAATATGCAGATGCGCTATCAGCAGGACCACTGGCTGCACAATACTCTAATGCACCAATTCTATTATCAGGAGCTGACACGATCAGACCTGAAGTAATAGCTGAAATGAAGCGTCTTGGCGCTCAGGAAGTTGTTGTAATTGGTGGGCCGGATGCAATCTCTGAATCCGTTGTAAACCAGTTAAAAGGTCAAGGGCTTAAGACTGATAGAATCAGTGGATCAACACGCTATGAAACAAACGAAAAAGTAAACCAGAGGCTAACAGGCGTGAAGGAAGCGATGGTTGTTTCGGGACGTAATTATCCCGATGCATTAAGTGCAGCTTCAGTTGCAGTGAATAGAAACGCTTCTATCGTATTGTTAAGTGATAACAAAGTAGACCAGCCAACCCTGGACTATCTGAATGCTAAAAAAGTTTCAGTCATTGGTGGAGATCAAGTAGTATCCACTTCCCAGGAAAATCAGATTAAAACATTTATTGGTGCTGATCTAGTAACAAGACTTGGTGGAGAAACGAGATACGAAACTAACATTGCTGTATTAAATCATTACAATGATGTACTTTCACCAAAGGTATTAGTATCAACAGGTCGTAATTTCCCGGATGCATTGGCTTCATCATCTTTATCAAAAGCTAACAATGCACCTCTACTGCTGACTGGAGATAAAATGACTGACGGATTACATGAATATACACAGTCATTAGGTCAGAATGCAGCAGTAGAAAAAGTAAAAGTAATTGGTGGGTCTGTTAATTCACAGGTTATTGATCAGATCGTTAATAATATGAAATAA
- a CDS encoding sulfatase, whose translation MILYERYFDIIPSYYDLNQLGQAGSVSETAGLLFSPFDLLFFVDFIVYLYLIVSKKVSVKNITLLNWKLSAGVIAVMLVLSGTLFYVNRDEPFFESGLYAKENGLINAQFLQAYNRASAESLNNQLSYEEILALKGNEFVPYEENELFGVAKDRHLIVIQVESLQDFVIDMELNGEEITPFMNDLVKDSLYFDEVYQQIGSGNTSDAEVLMNMSVYPSGLEPTVNSIDKSDKVPSLPRLLDVYGYHSSTYHADEVTYWNRNNLYPAIGYDEYYDTAYYGEEDVIGFGPSDGLFFEKTLDVFDDLLETEEKLYANVMTITSHSPFEMPEDRSYLDLPEEFEGTLIGNYLQSVKYVDTELEKFVQGLKDRGIWDNSVIAIFGDHSGVHGELVKDEDVAALKGYFGRNYSLVDRFNIPFIVTVPGAVEGETVSTVGGQIDMMPTLLNLLGVEPMNMTIFGHNLYEYDNNLLGMRYYLPNGSFINDDVMFSEQSAKRDRRMWRLDTSEAYTAEEIEYSLENDFEGHQEKVLQLMEASDQYMNHLLQNKEEE comes from the coding sequence ATGATTTTATACGAAAGATACTTCGATATTATTCCATCTTATTATGATCTGAACCAATTAGGTCAGGCAGGATCTGTTTCAGAGACAGCAGGCCTATTGTTTTCACCATTTGACCTTTTATTTTTCGTAGATTTTATTGTCTATCTCTATTTAATCGTTTCGAAAAAAGTATCAGTAAAAAATATTACGTTACTAAACTGGAAACTATCAGCTGGTGTGATCGCAGTAATGCTTGTACTATCAGGAACCCTGTTTTATGTGAATCGCGATGAACCGTTTTTTGAGTCCGGATTATATGCTAAAGAAAATGGTTTAATAAATGCCCAGTTTCTTCAGGCCTATAACCGGGCATCAGCTGAATCGTTGAATAATCAATTAAGCTATGAAGAAATCTTGGCTTTGAAAGGAAATGAATTTGTTCCATACGAAGAGAATGAACTTTTCGGTGTGGCGAAAGACCGTCACTTAATTGTGATACAGGTAGAGTCGCTTCAGGATTTTGTCATTGATATGGAGTTAAATGGTGAGGAGATTACACCATTTATGAATGACCTGGTGAAAGACAGTCTGTATTTTGATGAAGTATATCAGCAAATTGGGTCAGGTAATACTTCTGATGCAGAAGTGCTGATGAATATGTCCGTATACCCTTCTGGACTTGAACCAACAGTTAATTCAATTGATAAGAGTGACAAAGTACCTTCACTTCCAAGGTTATTAGATGTCTACGGTTATCATTCTTCTACCTATCATGCAGATGAAGTGACGTATTGGAATCGTAACAACCTGTATCCTGCAATTGGCTATGATGAGTATTATGATACCGCTTATTACGGTGAAGAGGATGTAATTGGCTTCGGTCCATCTGACGGGCTGTTCTTTGAGAAGACACTGGACGTCTTTGATGATCTGCTTGAGACAGAAGAAAAGCTTTATGCAAATGTGATGACAATTACAAGTCACTCTCCTTTTGAAATGCCGGAGGATCGCTCTTATCTGGATTTGCCGGAAGAATTTGAGGGTACACTGATCGGCAATTATCTTCAATCCGTCAAATACGTTGATACAGAATTAGAGAAGTTCGTTCAGGGATTAAAGGATCGAGGCATCTGGGACAACTCTGTGATTGCGATTTTTGGCGACCATTCAGGTGTTCATGGAGAGCTTGTTAAAGATGAAGACGTAGCAGCATTAAAAGGTTATTTTGGAAGAAATTATTCTTTAGTTGACCGCTTTAACATTCCCTTTATTGTAACTGTGCCCGGTGCAGTGGAAGGGGAAACGGTATCAACTGTCGGTGGTCAGATTGATATGATGCCAACGCTGCTTAATCTGCTCGGTGTAGAACCAATGAATATGACGATCTTCGGTCATAACCTTTATGAATACGACAATAATCTGTTAGGGATGAGATATTATCTTCCGAATGGGTCATTTATCAATGATGACGTCATGTTCTCAGAACAATCCGCGAAGCGTGATCGTAGAATGTGGAGGCTTGATACTTCAGAAGCATACACAGCTGAGGAAATTGAATACAGTCTGGAAAATGATTTTGAAGGTCATCAGGAAAAGGTACTTCAATTGATGGAGGCATCAGATCAGTATATGAATCATCTTCTTCAAAATAAGGAAGAAGAATAA
- a CDS encoding N-acetylmuramoyl-L-alanine amidase has protein sequence MKKRLYTIAASAAITSFFGLQSEADASTHKVSSGDSLWKIANKFNTSVDHLKKLNNLSSELIHPNQVLKVSGSTESSSPQTSTPPQDQGQSTVATSVYVVKSGDTLSGIAQKTGTSLSELRSLNNIQGHIIFPGQSLKTKGSGSPANNGGSTSGGSGSSNSGSTNTAIGTYIVKPGDSLSKIAYNHKTTVTKLMDLNNLSGHLIYAGQKLKVDGTSSAGSSGSSGSGQQASPPPVNTASGTYTVKSGDTLGKIAIAYKMSLSELKQINNLSSDLIRVGQTLKVKGDGGSASSPVQTTNPGNDTSSGGDVGQLLSIAQSFLGVPYVWGGASPSGFDCSGYIYYVYKQAGYDITRTNAQGQHARSHYVSNPVPGDLVFFENTYKAGISHVGIYLGNNQFIHANDGGVQITSLSNSYWNSKFESFKRFYK, from the coding sequence TTGAAGAAACGATTGTATACTATTGCTGCATCTGCTGCTATAACGTCATTTTTTGGTCTTCAGTCTGAAGCTGACGCGAGTACTCACAAAGTAAGCAGTGGTGATTCACTATGGAAGATTGCGAATAAATTCAATACTTCTGTTGATCACTTAAAGAAACTGAATAATTTATCTTCAGAGTTAATTCATCCGAACCAGGTTTTAAAAGTAAGTGGTTCAACTGAGTCTTCTAGTCCACAGACGTCTACTCCACCGCAGGATCAGGGACAGTCAACTGTTGCTACTTCCGTATATGTGGTGAAGTCCGGTGATACGTTATCTGGTATCGCACAAAAAACTGGTACTTCTTTATCGGAACTTAGATCGCTAAATAACATTCAGGGACATATTATTTTTCCAGGACAATCATTAAAGACAAAAGGCTCCGGCTCTCCAGCCAATAATGGCGGAAGCACATCGGGTGGATCAGGAAGCTCTAATTCGGGCTCTACAAACACTGCAATCGGGACTTACATAGTAAAACCAGGTGATAGCCTTTCAAAAATTGCTTATAATCATAAAACTACTGTAACAAAGTTAATGGATCTGAATAATCTTTCCGGACATTTAATTTATGCAGGTCAGAAATTAAAAGTGGATGGAACTTCAAGTGCTGGATCATCTGGTTCTTCAGGCTCTGGTCAGCAAGCAAGTCCTCCACCAGTAAATACTGCCAGTGGTACATACACTGTTAAAAGCGGAGATACACTTGGCAAAATTGCAATTGCGTATAAAATGTCTCTCAGTGAGTTAAAACAAATCAATAATTTGTCATCTGATCTGATTCGCGTCGGACAGACACTTAAAGTAAAAGGTGATGGGGGATCAGCATCGTCTCCTGTTCAGACGACTAATCCAGGTAATGATACATCTTCAGGTGGAGATGTAGGGCAGCTGCTTTCGATTGCGCAATCTTTTCTAGGGGTTCCGTATGTATGGGGAGGTGCTTCTCCATCCGGTTTTGACTGCAGCGGATATATTTATTATGTCTATAAGCAGGCGGGGTATGATATTACCCGCACTAATGCCCAGGGACAACACGCCAGATCTCATTATGTGAGTAATCCCGTGCCGGGAGATCTTGTATTCTTTGAAAATACGTATAAGGCGGGTATTTCACACGTTGGCATTTACCTCGGTAATAATCAGTTCATTCATGCGAATGATGGTGGGGTACAGATTACAAGTCTGAGTAATTCGTATTGGAATTCAAAGTTTGAAAGCTTTAAACGATTTTATAAGTAA
- a CDS encoding transcriptional regulator: MLLTVKMMKPFYILQEGHELRLVFAYQYFSVMKDQEVYQFIPVESNEIRINLKTKQVENLTDIFVFQRGTRIFRIPLFQLMQISDLLDHLKSVSQFYVDQIKAQEEEQTMNEEIVQLEMQNLYRLIDKALTEGDRDMFMMLTDRLKLEEATQ; encoded by the coding sequence ATGCTGCTTACTGTGAAGATGATGAAACCCTTTTATATACTGCAAGAAGGCCATGAATTAAGATTGGTTTTCGCGTATCAGTATTTTTCAGTCATGAAAGATCAGGAAGTATACCAATTCATTCCCGTTGAATCGAATGAAATCAGAATAAATCTAAAAACGAAACAGGTAGAAAATTTGACGGATATATTTGTATTTCAACGGGGAACCAGGATATTCAGAATACCTTTATTTCAATTAATGCAGATTTCTGATTTGTTAGATCACCTGAAATCTGTTTCCCAGTTTTATGTGGATCAGATAAAGGCGCAGGAGGAGGAGCAGACGATGAATGAAGAAATTGTTCAATTGGAGATGCAGAATCTATACCGTTTAATTGATAAAGCGCTGACTGAAGGAGACCGCGATATGTTCATGATGTTAACAGATAGATTGAAGCTTGAGGAGGCTACTCAGTAA
- a CDS encoding 3-phosphoglycerate dehydrogenase, whose translation MTYQIQTYNKIADAGLQLLDEQYKINESNEPDAILLRSHKLHDQPIPNSVQAIARAGAGTNNIPIDQCSEKGVVVFNTPGANANAVKELVISCLIASSRNLFRAVQWTHSLKGETDISEKVEANKKAFIGHEVAGKKLGVIGLGNIGSVVANDALALDMEVMAYDPFVSVDVAWTISRSVKRVHQLEELLSQCDFITIHVPLSPKTTGIIDAKAFKAMKKGIHFINFARGELVDHAALKEALQDGTVGKYITDFPSDDIFGMENVVATPHLGASTTESEENCAIMAARQLKNYLETGNIKNAVNLPNVSLPLTSPGRLTIMHRNIPNMLGQFSQLLAERNFNIADMLNRSRGEFAYTLIDIDNKLNDEEAADIMERLQKIEGVIRARHIANGWH comes from the coding sequence TTGACATACCAGATTCAGACCTATAACAAAATTGCCGATGCAGGATTACAATTGTTAGACGAACAGTACAAAATCAACGAAAGCAACGAACCGGATGCGATTTTACTCAGAAGCCACAAGCTTCACGACCAGCCGATCCCAAACTCAGTCCAGGCGATCGCCAGAGCAGGTGCCGGCACGAACAATATCCCGATCGATCAGTGCTCAGAAAAGGGCGTCGTCGTCTTTAACACGCCGGGTGCGAACGCTAACGCGGTAAAAGAACTCGTCATCTCATGCCTGATCGCAAGCTCGCGTAACCTGTTCCGTGCCGTTCAGTGGACTCACTCGCTAAAAGGGGAAACGGACATCTCTGAGAAAGTGGAAGCGAACAAAAAAGCATTTATCGGTCATGAAGTAGCCGGTAAAAAGCTTGGCGTGATTGGACTTGGAAATATCGGGTCAGTCGTAGCCAACGATGCACTCGCACTCGATATGGAAGTCATGGCCTACGATCCATTTGTATCAGTAGATGTTGCCTGGACCATTTCACGAAGCGTCAAGCGTGTGCACCAGCTTGAAGAGCTGCTGTCACAGTGCGACTTTATCACAATCCACGTGCCGCTCAGCCCGAAAACAACCGGCATTATCGACGCAAAAGCATTCAAAGCGATGAAAAAAGGAATCCATTTCATCAACTTTGCACGCGGTGAACTCGTCGATCATGCAGCGCTGAAGGAAGCACTTCAGGACGGCACAGTCGGTAAATACATCACCGATTTCCCGAGCGATGACATTTTTGGCATGGAAAATGTGGTAGCAACACCGCACCTCGGTGCATCAACAACAGAATCTGAAGAAAACTGTGCAATCATGGCAGCAAGACAGCTGAAAAATTACCTTGAAACAGGGAATATCAAAAACGCAGTCAACCTGCCAAACGTCAGCCTGCCACTCACATCACCGGGCCGCCTGACGATCATGCACAGAAACATCCCGAACATGCTCGGCCAATTCTCACAGCTGCTCGCAGAACGCAATTTCAACATTGCCGACATGCTAAACCGCAGCCGCGGCGAATTCGCCTACACGCTGATCGATATCGACAACAAACTGAACGACGAAGAAGCTGCAGACATTATGGAACGGCTTCAAAAAATAGAAGGTGTCATCCGCGCAAGACATATTGCGAATGGCTGGCATTGA